The Candidatus Hydrogenedentota bacterium genome has a segment encoding these proteins:
- a CDS encoding YfhO family protein, whose amino-acid sequence MRACFSQHPRLREALLALAALIIIAGALALTFLHVLRSGPEDIAGRYDIFRYYGPITFYLDFCLSQGELPLWNPMVYCGLPNAANPQAFVFYPLNLLRSLLLPSVSPLATNISLVIFVGLHLLAMGWGTWLLARAHRLSFPAALVAALAWVCSALIVRRACEYHFLYTMAWLPFLLILVKAAIDAREARLKFAIALAAGLLFGMAILGGFLQIVNYLGVTIAFYALLYRASLAGEGRGWRAALARVGVESVCFATMLAVAGLIALVLLLPVTELAPFSTRDKGSSVSMYSDLMAWDIKRLYQSLVIYAGPQWETETARLAGVTAILLAVAGCFHRRRGLVALFGLLAYALIDCGFGPPFPIASLVNLVTPFSSSAYSRGFDFALLPLGMLAGLGVDTLRDAATRPAARRFLAVALLYAAGVTLIPLWGWTHPHGYLPVSGLVVLIPALGLLLMLAAIALRGRAAGAIAFLLPFVLLAETLAWNSVFVPWMIARHLNETPPLQAGHQFPQANRRGTDPIPNRTLYSMRPAINGVDPLHLADMRVLVSGQFREKLNKREVRDWEPTAENARGNLFLKRFFWLVPAWDDAPLPGKTDLFPPTSVVYLDEAPALDVPRHSGPGGTWASVSERAIRVEIPGAAAQVNDPATPLRSRFLFTVPETIEGVSAGSSGALHSALVLHYVGDTPAQVDTVFVDREDGARTWGLRHRPGRGAGVLEVPVPDMRAGTAEVTIKPEKQGNFRLTDAYLAVDPEDRDQNIAIRDFSANRMALSVEVAGERPSMLVFLDAWYPGWTAWINGEPARIQRANGAFKAIALPPGTHEVVFAFRPRSVYIGLAISLLAAVGAFGAMAVLLIRYRRDQHRRPSPAPLLEAPDSAQP is encoded by the coding sequence ATGAGGGCGTGTTTTTCGCAACATCCCCGGCTGCGCGAGGCCCTGCTGGCCCTGGCGGCGCTCATTATCATCGCCGGCGCGCTCGCCCTCACCTTCCTGCACGTGCTCCGCTCCGGACCGGAGGACATTGCGGGACGTTACGACATCTTCCGCTACTACGGCCCCATCACCTTCTATCTCGATTTTTGCCTCAGCCAGGGCGAACTCCCGCTCTGGAATCCCATGGTCTATTGCGGGCTGCCGAACGCGGCCAACCCGCAGGCCTTCGTTTTCTACCCGCTGAACCTGCTGCGGAGCCTGCTCCTGCCGTCCGTGAGTCCGCTCGCGACCAACATCAGCCTCGTAATCTTCGTCGGCCTGCACCTGCTCGCGATGGGGTGGGGGACCTGGCTCCTGGCGCGCGCGCACCGCCTCAGCTTCCCGGCCGCGCTCGTGGCCGCGCTCGCCTGGGTATGCAGCGCCCTCATCGTGCGGCGGGCCTGCGAGTACCACTTCCTCTACACCATGGCCTGGCTGCCGTTTCTGCTCATCCTGGTCAAAGCCGCCATCGACGCGCGGGAAGCCCGCCTCAAATTCGCCATCGCCCTCGCCGCCGGCCTGCTCTTCGGCATGGCCATTCTCGGCGGCTTCCTGCAAATCGTGAACTACCTCGGCGTCACCATTGCCTTCTACGCCCTCCTCTACCGGGCCTCCCTCGCCGGAGAAGGGCGCGGATGGCGCGCGGCGCTCGCCCGCGTCGGCGTGGAATCCGTCTGCTTCGCCACTATGCTGGCTGTCGCGGGCCTGATCGCGCTGGTATTGCTCCTTCCCGTGACCGAGCTCGCCCCCTTCTCCACCCGCGACAAGGGCTCGTCGGTCAGCATGTACTCCGACCTGATGGCCTGGGACATCAAGCGCCTCTACCAGAGCCTCGTGATTTACGCCGGCCCCCAATGGGAAACCGAGACCGCGCGCCTGGCGGGCGTGACGGCCATCCTCCTCGCCGTAGCCGGATGCTTTCACCGCCGCCGGGGCCTCGTGGCCCTCTTCGGGCTGCTCGCCTACGCCTTAATCGATTGCGGCTTCGGACCGCCCTTCCCGATTGCCTCACTCGTGAACCTCGTTACCCCGTTCTCCTCCTCGGCCTACTCGCGTGGCTTCGATTTCGCGCTCTTGCCCCTGGGCATGCTCGCGGGCCTCGGCGTGGACACCCTCCGCGACGCCGCGACCCGGCCCGCTGCGCGGCGTTTTCTCGCGGTCGCCCTGCTTTATGCCGCCGGCGTCACGCTGATCCCGCTCTGGGGCTGGACCCACCCCCACGGCTACCTGCCGGTGTCGGGCCTGGTGGTCCTGATTCCCGCGCTGGGCCTGCTGCTCATGCTGGCCGCCATCGCGCTCCGGGGCCGCGCGGCGGGGGCGATCGCCTTTCTACTGCCCTTCGTGTTGCTCGCCGAAACCCTCGCGTGGAACAGCGTCTTCGTGCCCTGGATGATCGCGCGCCACCTCAACGAAACCCCGCCGCTGCAAGCCGGCCACCAATTCCCCCAGGCCAACCGGCGCGGCACGGATCCGATACCCAACCGCACGCTTTACAGCATGCGGCCCGCCATAAACGGCGTGGACCCCCTGCACCTGGCGGACATGCGGGTGCTCGTGAGCGGCCAGTTCCGGGAAAAGCTGAACAAACGCGAAGTGCGTGACTGGGAACCGACCGCCGAAAATGCGCGGGGGAATCTCTTCCTGAAGCGCTTCTTCTGGCTCGTTCCCGCGTGGGACGATGCCCCGCTGCCCGGGAAGACCGATCTGTTTCCCCCGACTTCCGTGGTCTACCTCGACGAAGCGCCCGCGCTGGACGTCCCCCGCCACAGCGGACCGGGAGGGACCTGGGCCAGCGTGTCGGAACGCGCAATCCGGGTCGAAATCCCCGGCGCCGCCGCGCAGGTGAACGACCCCGCGACGCCCCTGCGGTCACGATTCTTGTTTACGGTCCCGGAGACCATTGAGGGCGTTTCCGCGGGCTCCTCCGGCGCGCTCCACAGCGCGCTGGTGCTGCACTACGTCGGCGATACCCCCGCACAGGTGGATACCGTTTTCGTGGACCGGGAAGACGGGGCCCGCACGTGGGGCCTACGGCACCGCCCGGGCCGGGGTGCGGGGGTATTGGAGGTCCCCGTGCCCGATATGCGCGCGGGGACCGCCGAAGTGACCATCAAGCCGGAGAAGCAGGGCAATTTCCGGCTCACCGACGCCTATCTGGCCGTGGACCCGGAGGATCGCGATCAAAACATTGCGATCCGGGACTTCTCCGCCAACCGCATGGCGCTGTCGGTCGAAGTGGCGGGGGAGAGGCCGTCCATGCTGGTCTTCCTGGATGCCTGGTATCCCGGTTGGACTGCCTGGATCAACGGAGAGCCCGCACGGATTCAACGCGCGAACGGTGCTTTCAAGGCGATCGCCCTGCCGCCGGGGACGCACGAGGTCGTCTTCGCGTTTCGGCCGCGATCGGTCTACATTGGCCTGGCGATCTCGCTCCTCGCCGCGGTGGGCGCCTTCGGAGCCATGGCCGTGCTGCTCATTCGCTACCGGCGGGATCAGCATCGCCGCCCGTCGCCGGCGCCGTTGCTGGAGGCGCCGGATTCCGCGCAGCCGTGA
- the infA gene encoding translation initiation factor IF-1, which translates to MQKEESIQVEGTVVEPLPNAMFRVRLQNDHMVLAHISGKMRKFYIRILPGDRVTLEMSPYDLTKGRITYRYK; encoded by the coding sequence ATGCAAAAAGAAGAATCCATCCAAGTCGAAGGTACGGTGGTAGAACCGCTGCCCAACGCCATGTTCCGCGTGCGGCTCCAGAATGACCATATGGTCCTGGCGCACATTTCGGGGAAGATGCGCAAGTTCTACATCCGTATCCTGCCCGGTGACCGCGTCACCCTCGAAATGTCCCCCTACGACCTGACCAAGGGTCGCATCACCTACCGGTACAAGTAG
- a CDS encoding DUF3500 domain-containing protein, whose amino-acid sequence MTGITSFLCLAGCLVAATPSADLATAVNAFLDGLDGSQRARATFAFDSDERWNWHFVPRERAGVSFRDFNEAQRDLALAVLKAGLSEQGFLTAETIRDLENVLREIEGPQATHRDPLAYHFLVFGTPEPEGTWALRYEGHHLALNWTVVGGKPIATTPQFLGSNPGDVQHGPHAGTRALGDLEDLGRAFVTELDEAARAAAILSDTAPRDILTGASREAEPQEDRGVRYADLAPEFQARMISLIEAFARVQRPEIAEQRLARIRRAGLDDVKFAWMGGLEKGQGHYYRIQGKTFILEYDNTQNNANHVHAVWRDFHGDFGRDLLRDHYARHPH is encoded by the coding sequence ATGACCGGTATTACTTCGTTTTTGTGCCTCGCGGGTTGCCTCGTCGCCGCAACTCCCTCCGCGGACCTCGCCACCGCCGTGAACGCCTTTCTCGACGGGCTCGACGGCAGCCAGCGCGCCCGCGCGACCTTCGCCTTCGATTCCGACGAGCGCTGGAACTGGCATTTCGTCCCCCGCGAGCGCGCCGGCGTCTCCTTTCGCGATTTCAACGAAGCCCAGCGGGATCTCGCGCTGGCGGTGTTGAAGGCCGGCCTCAGCGAACAGGGCTTTCTGACCGCCGAGACCATTCGCGACCTCGAAAACGTGCTCCGCGAAATCGAAGGCCCCCAGGCGACCCACCGCGACCCGCTCGCCTACCACTTCCTCGTCTTCGGAACCCCCGAACCCGAGGGGACCTGGGCACTCCGCTACGAAGGCCACCACCTCGCCCTCAACTGGACCGTGGTAGGCGGAAAGCCCATCGCCACGACCCCACAGTTCCTCGGGAGCAACCCCGGCGACGTCCAGCACGGCCCCCACGCCGGCACGCGCGCCCTCGGCGATCTCGAGGACCTCGGACGCGCCTTCGTCACGGAATTGGACGAAGCAGCCCGCGCGGCGGCCATCCTGAGCGACACCGCGCCGCGCGACATTCTGACCGGAGCCTCGCGCGAGGCCGAACCGCAGGAAGACCGGGGCGTCCGCTATGCCGATCTCGCGCCGGAGTTTCAAGCCCGGATGATTTCCCTGATCGAGGCCTTCGCCCGTGTCCAGCGCCCCGAAATCGCCGAACAGCGGCTTGCCCGCATACGGCGCGCCGGGCTCGACGATGTGAAGTTCGCCTGGATGGGCGGCCTCGAAAAAGGACAGGGCCACTACTACCGGATCCAGGGCAAGACCTTCATTCTCGAATACGACAACACCCAGAACAACGCCAACCACGTCCACGCGGTCTGGCGCGACTTCCACGGCGACTTCGGCCGCGACCTCCTCCGCGACCACTACGCGCGCCACCCCCACTAA